The DNA window GAGGGCGACGGGCCTCCGTCGCTAAACCATTGCCCGAGCCGTTCCCTCCTCCGATGGAATCCGGTTCAGGATCAGCCAATACAGGCCGACCTGCCGGATGGCCTCGGCAAATTGCTTGAAATCCAGTGGCTTGACAATATAACTGTTGATCCCCAACCGGTAACACTCCTGAACGTCGCGCTCCGCATTAGATGTAGTAAGCGCCACCACGGGGATCAGTTGGGTGCGCGGATCTGCTTTGATCCGCTGGAGGACTTCCACACCGTCCAATTTAGGCAGTTTCAGATCGAGCAGAATCAGTTTCGGGATGCTGAAGTCGCGATGGGCATAAGCACCGGTGCAGAAAATAAATTCCAGCGCTTCCGCTCCATCTCTTACCGTACAAATGTTATTGGCAATATTGTATTGCTTGAAAGCGCGAAGCGTCAATTCCACATCATAGGGATTGTCTTCCACCAACAGGATTTCCACGGCTG is part of the Syntrophales bacterium genome and encodes:
- a CDS encoding response regulator, whose amino-acid sequence is MTTGTAVEILLVEDNPYDVELTLRAFKQYNIANNICTVRDGAEALEFIFCTGAYAHRDFSIPKLILLDLKLPKLDGVEVLQRIKADPRTQLIPVVALTTSNAERDVQECYRLGINSYIVKPLDFKQFAEAIRQVGLYWLILNRIPSEEGTARAMV